A window of the Amycolatopsis solani genome harbors these coding sequences:
- a CDS encoding DUF4350 domain-containing protein, which yields MSTAVSPDLRRIWRGARIPLALVALIFGAGALLLLGRGEQTHGALEPGSYEPGGAHALAKLLRDQGVDLRTAHTMAEADDAVGQNATLLVTQPDLVPAKRLDAMRRGSADVVLVAPGAVTLHDSLPLVRRESDNDVGTLSPQCTVAAAVAAGDVTLGGTGYAAPGARSCYPGEDGGGTLLQLADAGGTTTLLGSAAPLTNSRLADQGNAALALRLLGAHPRLVWYLPSVSDPGLDDTRKSIFDLIPAGWYYGAAQAGIAVVLLALWRARRLGPVVTEPLPIVVRAAETAEGRARLYRRAKAADHAGETLRKAARTRLRTALGLPRDADPAALVASVSERTGRAANDVGAVLYGPPVTGDAELVRLAGELDRVEREAGRT from the coding sequence ATGAGCACAGCGGTCTCGCCGGACTTGCGCCGGATCTGGCGCGGTGCGCGGATCCCGCTCGCGCTCGTCGCGCTGATCTTCGGCGCGGGCGCTCTGCTCCTGCTCGGCCGCGGGGAGCAGACCCACGGCGCCCTCGAACCCGGCTCGTACGAACCCGGCGGCGCCCACGCGCTCGCGAAGCTCCTGCGCGACCAGGGCGTCGACCTCCGGACCGCGCACACGATGGCCGAAGCGGACGACGCCGTCGGCCAGAACGCGACGCTGCTCGTCACCCAGCCCGACCTGGTGCCGGCGAAGCGGCTCGACGCGATGAGGCGGGGCTCCGCCGACGTCGTGCTGGTGGCGCCGGGCGCGGTGACGCTGCACGACTCGCTGCCGCTGGTGCGCCGGGAAAGCGACAACGACGTCGGCACGCTGAGCCCGCAGTGCACGGTCGCCGCGGCCGTCGCGGCGGGCGACGTCACGCTCGGCGGGACCGGGTACGCGGCGCCGGGCGCGCGGTCCTGCTACCCCGGCGAAGACGGCGGTGGCACGCTGCTGCAGCTCGCCGACGCGGGCGGCACGACGACGCTGCTCGGCTCGGCGGCGCCGCTGACCAACTCGCGGCTCGCCGACCAGGGCAACGCGGCGCTCGCGCTGCGCCTGCTCGGGGCGCACCCGCGGCTGGTCTGGTACCTGCCGTCGGTGTCGGACCCGGGGCTGGACGACACCCGCAAGTCGATCTTCGACCTGATCCCGGCCGGCTGGTACTACGGCGCCGCGCAGGCCGGGATCGCCGTCGTGCTGCTGGCGTTGTGGCGGGCGCGGCGGCTGGGCCCGGTGGTCACCGAGCCGCTGCCGATCGTCGTCCGCGCGGCCGAAACCGCCGAGGGGCGCGCCCGGCTGTACCGGCGGGCGAAGGCCGCGGACCACGCGGGTGAGACGCTGCGGAAGGCGGCGCGGACCCGGCTGCGGACCGCGCTGGGCCTGCCGCGCGACGCCGACCCGGCGGCGCTGGTGGCCTCGGTGAGCGAGCGCACCGGCCGCGCCGCGAACGACGTCGGGGCGGTGCTCTACGGCCCGCCGGTGACCGGCGACGCCGAGCTGGTCCGGCTGGCGGGCGAACTGGACAGGGTGGAACGAGAGGCAGGGCGAACTTGA
- a CDS encoding DUF4129 domain-containing protein, producing MVTLFLTDVPVDIDRDSARRAAAEELSDPKYRDAQPGFLEQVGQWLGEQLDKLLRGMSSVVPGGPFGLLLVLVLLIVLVVVVRLRTGKVARTARADRVVFGGERKNAADYRRSAAEAAAAGRYDDAVRDRFRAVVRALEERALLDTRSGRTADEAAAEAGVLLPNVADALRTGARLFDDVHYGGREGTEAAYRTLTELDEQCRRERPVAV from the coding sequence GTGGTGACGCTGTTCTTGACTGACGTCCCGGTCGACATAGACCGGGACTCGGCCCGCCGCGCCGCCGCGGAGGAGCTTTCGGACCCGAAGTACCGCGACGCGCAGCCGGGTTTCCTGGAGCAGGTCGGGCAGTGGCTCGGCGAGCAGCTGGACAAGCTGCTGCGGGGGATGTCGTCGGTGGTCCCGGGCGGGCCCTTCGGGCTGCTGCTGGTCCTGGTGCTGCTGATCGTGCTCGTCGTCGTGGTCCGGCTGCGCACCGGCAAGGTCGCTCGCACGGCCCGCGCCGACCGGGTCGTTTTCGGCGGAGAGCGGAAGAACGCCGCCGACTACCGCCGCTCGGCCGCCGAAGCCGCCGCGGCCGGCCGGTACGACGACGCCGTGCGCGACCGCTTCCGCGCCGTCGTGCGGGCGCTGGAGGAGCGCGCGCTGCTCGACACGCGCTCCGGCCGGACGGCGGACGAAGCCGCCGCCGAAGCCGGTGTCCTGCTGCCCAACGTGGCCGACGCGCTGAGGACAGGCGCGCGGCTCTTCGACGACGTCCACTACGGCGGCCGCGAAGGCACCGAAGCGGCGTACCGCACGCTGACCGAGCTGGACGAGCAATGCCGCCGCGAGCGGCCGGTCGCCGTATGA
- a CDS encoding neutral zinc metallopeptidase, translating into MPGAQPDLPWLGQPHTVAAPKRRSPAAVIGVSLGAVAVLVLGLVAIVALNRTETPLANPNFRDAPSSQDSPAPLPPGGAGAPASASAPSSETPSPSATGPQKVLKLADHPILQDPNAGLQNRVCTLPTWQSTQAGAEAFFTAASKCLDAAWGPFLEAYHLPFTPPALHFPTGASFETECGTIQVGIATAAYYCENNLYVPFRGLQTDQYGNNPGVYLALFAHEYGHHVQEVAGLMDAAWQKIYEAGQNSPAGLEMSRRKELQAQCFSGMFLGAHVDQGGTISRDMYNKAWNDQETRGDNTSRSHDHGTNAHYAAWWRAGATSNRIADCNTFAAPSSEVS; encoded by the coding sequence GTGCCGGGTGCGCAACCGGATCTCCCGTGGCTCGGCCAGCCGCACACCGTGGCCGCACCGAAGCGCCGTTCGCCGGCGGCGGTGATCGGCGTGTCCCTGGGCGCGGTGGCCGTGCTGGTGCTCGGGCTGGTCGCGATCGTCGCGCTCAACCGCACCGAAACGCCGCTGGCCAACCCCAACTTCCGTGACGCACCGTCGTCGCAGGACAGCCCGGCTCCGCTGCCGCCCGGCGGCGCGGGTGCCCCGGCGTCGGCTTCGGCCCCGTCGTCGGAAACCCCGTCGCCCAGCGCGACCGGCCCGCAGAAGGTCCTCAAGCTGGCCGACCACCCGATCCTGCAGGACCCGAACGCCGGTCTCCAGAACCGCGTCTGCACGCTCCCGACCTGGCAGAGCACGCAGGCCGGCGCGGAGGCGTTCTTCACCGCGGCCAGCAAGTGCCTCGACGCGGCGTGGGGCCCCTTCCTCGAGGCCTACCACCTGCCGTTCACGCCGCCGGCGTTGCACTTCCCGACCGGCGCGAGCTTCGAGACCGAGTGCGGCACCATCCAGGTCGGCATCGCGACCGCCGCGTACTACTGCGAAAACAACCTGTACGTCCCGTTCCGCGGGCTGCAGACCGACCAGTACGGCAACAACCCCGGCGTGTACCTGGCCCTGTTCGCCCACGAGTACGGCCACCACGTGCAGGAAGTCGCGGGCCTGATGGACGCGGCCTGGCAGAAGATCTACGAGGCGGGCCAGAACAGCCCCGCCGGGCTGGAGATGTCGCGCCGCAAGGAACTGCAGGCCCAGTGCTTCTCCGGCATGTTCCTCGGCGCGCACGTCGACCAGGGCGGCACGATCAGCCGCGACATGTACAACAAGGCCTGGAACGACCAGGAGACCCGCGGCGACAACACCTCCCGCAGCCACGACCACGGCACGAACGCGCACTACGCGGCCTGGTGGCGGGCGGGCGCGACGAGCAACCGGATCGCCGACTGCAACACCTTCGCGGCGCCGTCGTCCGAGGTCAGCTAG
- a CDS encoding potassium channel family protein yields the protein MKALRRLPLGSLTDRPDHELVGVLRMPELTVSPLRSIVKRIIGATLALLATVIIVYVDRDGYRDANGDGLSLLDSLYYATVSLSTTGYGDIAPATSSARLVNVLVITPLRVLFLIVLVGTTLEVLTERSRQAFKIQKWRTKVRDHTVVVGFGTKGRSAVNALLGDENAEPGQIVVVDTDQQALDAASALGLVAVHGSATRSDVLRVAAVQHARAVVVAPNRDDTAVLVTLTARELAPKAHIVASVREAENVHLLKQSGANQVVVSSETAGRLLGMATSTPLVVDIMEDLLTPESGLAIAERAVEPSEAGGSPRHLPDLVLGLVRDGVLYRVDAPQADAIEPGDKLLYVKKVTQAEKIEQR from the coding sequence ATGAAGGCCCTGAGGCGGTTGCCGCTGGGCAGTCTCACCGATCGGCCGGACCACGAGCTCGTCGGCGTCCTGCGGATGCCCGAGCTGACGGTCAGCCCGCTGCGGTCCATCGTGAAGCGGATCATCGGCGCGACGCTCGCGCTGCTGGCCACCGTGATCATCGTCTACGTCGACCGCGACGGGTACCGCGACGCGAACGGCGACGGGCTGTCCCTGCTGGACAGCCTGTACTACGCCACCGTCTCGCTCTCGACCACCGGTTACGGCGACATCGCGCCGGCCACGTCGTCCGCCCGGCTGGTGAACGTCCTGGTGATCACCCCGTTGCGGGTGCTCTTCCTCATCGTCCTGGTCGGGACCACCCTGGAAGTGCTCACCGAGCGCTCCCGCCAGGCGTTCAAGATCCAGAAGTGGAGGACGAAGGTGCGCGACCACACGGTCGTCGTCGGGTTCGGCACCAAGGGCCGGTCCGCCGTCAACGCGCTGCTCGGCGACGAGAACGCCGAGCCCGGCCAGATCGTCGTCGTCGACACCGACCAGCAGGCCCTCGACGCGGCGAGCGCGCTGGGCCTGGTCGCCGTGCACGGCTCGGCCACCCGCTCCGACGTCCTCCGCGTCGCCGCCGTCCAGCACGCGCGCGCGGTCGTCGTCGCCCCGAACCGGGACGACACCGCTGTGCTCGTCACGCTCACCGCCCGCGAGCTGGCGCCCAAGGCGCACATCGTGGCGTCGGTGCGGGAGGCGGAGAACGTCCACCTGCTCAAGCAGTCGGGCGCCAACCAGGTCGTCGTCTCCAGCGAGACGGCGGGCCGGCTGCTCGGCATGGCGACGTCGACGCCGCTGGTCGTCGACATCATGGAGGACCTGCTCACGCCCGAATCGGGTCTGGCGATCGCCGAGCGCGCGGTCGAGCCGTCCGAGGCGGGCGGGTCGCCGCGGCACCTGCCCGACCTGGTCCTCGGCCTGGTCCGCGACGGCGTCCTCTACCGCGTCGACGCCCCGCAGGCCGACGCCATCGAGCCCGGCGACAAGCTCCTGTACGTCAAGAAGGTCACGCAGGCGGAGAAGATCGAGCAGCGGTGA
- a CDS encoding DoxX family protein translates to MATSQRPAHLLAGALGFMGVLHFAVPKPFDGLIPRSLPGSRRAWTYGSGVAELAVAAAVAAPRTRRLGGLAAALLFLGVFPGNVKMAVDARTAPVPQRAIAWGRLPLQWPLIAWALKVRDRA, encoded by the coding sequence ATGGCTACTTCGCAACGGCCCGCGCACCTCCTGGCGGGGGCGCTGGGCTTCATGGGCGTCCTGCACTTCGCCGTGCCCAAGCCGTTCGATGGCTTGATCCCACGCTCGCTGCCGGGTTCCCGCCGCGCGTGGACGTACGGCTCGGGGGTGGCGGAGCTGGCGGTCGCGGCCGCGGTGGCGGCCCCGCGCACCCGCCGCCTGGGCGGCCTGGCGGCGGCGCTGCTGTTCTTGGGGGTGTTCCCGGGGAACGTCAAGATGGCGGTGGACGCACGGACCGCGCCGGTGCCGCAGCGGGCGATCGCGTGGGGCCGGCTGCCGCTGCAGTGGCCGCTGATCGCGTGGGCGTTGAAGGTCCGCGACCGCGCCTGA
- a CDS encoding ATP-dependent helicase: MSPLVVANPVEPAELADALGLHRPTPEQATVIAAPVEPSLVVAGAGAGKTETMAARVVWLVANGIVSPDRVLGLTFTRKAARQLGERVRARLRRLAGSGLLDRLDPTGGLRSTVVAGEPTVLTYHAYAGRMLSEHGLRLPVQPGVRLLSETSSWQIAHRVVSTWDNELDTDRVPPTVTADVLQLAGELGEHLISTEQLAEYTQWLCRVIENAPRAKGQRAALPQKLTEIMAAQHFRLALLPLVEEYHRRKRNEGALDFADQMSLAAQLASGYPSVVRGERERYGAVLLDEYQDTGHAQRVLLRALFGGVENPPMPVTAVGDPAQAIYGWRGASAANLPRFTTDFPRFDGERLVPAHEFGLLTSFRNPPEILDLANAIAEPLRARGLGVERLRARDGAGPADIACALLPDIRAEREWVADALSRRWYAHQEATGKPPTAAVLVRRRADMAPIAAELRARGLPVEVVGLGGLLDEPEVADLVSTLKVLADPLSGSAAARLLTGARWRLAAADVAALWRRAGELSSPEKSDTPELVVERVEQAGLIDAIDEPGAAERYSAEGYRRIRRIGWELAALRRRLDQSLPELVADVERTMLLDVESLARPGSAGRAHLDAFAEVVTDYAETAPTATLLSFVDYLNTAAHAEDGLTPGEVEVVPDRVQVLTVHSSKGLEWEVVAVPHLVHEVFPGRRRSSSWLRTATSLPAVLRGDAEDLPELRIADGYDRKEVQEGLELHEAGFVEREQSEERRLCYVALTRSEHALIVSGHWWNESSSRAKGPSEFLTEIADVLRETGVGQLADWAPEPGADDENPLVSDSRKGRWPVDPLADRRTGVQTGVELVSEAMAAPDPEEEEDDDPDGWLTDTDVLLEEWARKDDHVKRVPLPSRLTVSQLVTLADDSARLASDLRRPLPMEPNSFARRGTEFHGWLERRFGGDQLIEIDDLPGAADFDEAPDADFEELREAFEESEWAERVPEAVEVSFSADVEGITLRGRMDAVFWHPDGYWEVVDWKTGSVPAESRLPALSVQLAAYRMAWAALKNVPVEQVRAAFHYVRANRTIRPADLLDAEGLRRLLRDLPEA, translated from the coding sequence GTGAGTCCGCTTGTCGTCGCCAACCCCGTCGAGCCCGCGGAGCTCGCGGACGCGCTCGGGCTGCACCGGCCCACGCCCGAGCAGGCCACCGTCATCGCCGCGCCCGTCGAACCGTCCCTTGTGGTCGCCGGGGCCGGGGCGGGGAAGACCGAAACCATGGCCGCGCGGGTGGTCTGGCTCGTCGCCAACGGGATCGTCAGCCCCGATCGCGTGCTCGGCCTCACCTTCACCCGCAAGGCCGCCCGCCAGCTCGGGGAACGCGTCCGCGCGAGGCTGCGCCGCCTCGCCGGGTCCGGGCTGCTCGACCGCCTCGACCCCACCGGCGGTCTGCGGTCCACTGTGGTCGCCGGGGAACCGACCGTCCTCACCTACCACGCCTACGCCGGGCGCATGCTCTCGGAGCACGGCCTCCGGCTGCCGGTGCAACCCGGCGTCCGGCTGCTTTCCGAGACGTCGTCGTGGCAGATCGCGCACCGGGTCGTGTCCACTTGGGACAACGAGCTCGACACCGACCGCGTCCCGCCGACCGTCACCGCCGACGTCCTGCAGCTCGCCGGCGAACTCGGCGAGCACCTGATCTCCACCGAGCAGCTCGCCGAGTACACCCAATGGCTGTGCCGGGTCATCGAAAACGCGCCGCGCGCCAAGGGACAGCGGGCCGCGCTGCCGCAGAAGCTCACGGAAATCATGGCGGCACAGCACTTCCGGCTCGCGCTGCTGCCGCTCGTCGAGGAGTACCACCGGCGCAAGCGCAACGAAGGCGCGCTCGACTTCGCCGACCAGATGTCGCTGGCCGCGCAGCTGGCGAGCGGGTACCCGTCGGTCGTGCGCGGCGAGCGGGAGCGCTACGGCGCCGTGCTGCTCGACGAGTACCAGGACACCGGGCACGCCCAGCGCGTCCTGCTGCGCGCGCTGTTCGGCGGCGTCGAGAACCCGCCGATGCCGGTGACCGCCGTCGGCGACCCGGCGCAGGCCATCTACGGCTGGCGCGGCGCCAGCGCCGCCAACCTGCCCCGGTTCACCACGGACTTCCCGCGCTTCGACGGCGAACGCCTCGTCCCCGCGCACGAATTCGGGCTGCTCACCAGCTTCCGCAACCCGCCGGAGATCCTCGACCTCGCCAACGCGATCGCCGAACCGCTGCGCGCCCGCGGTCTCGGCGTCGAACGGCTGCGGGCGCGGGACGGCGCCGGGCCGGCGGACATCGCGTGCGCGCTGCTGCCGGACATCCGCGCCGAACGCGAGTGGGTCGCCGACGCGCTGTCCCGCCGCTGGTACGCCCACCAGGAGGCGACCGGCAAGCCGCCGACCGCCGCGGTCCTCGTGCGGCGCCGCGCCGACATGGCCCCGATCGCCGCGGAACTGCGGGCGCGCGGGCTGCCCGTCGAGGTCGTCGGGCTCGGCGGGCTGCTCGACGAGCCCGAGGTCGCCGACCTCGTTTCGACGTTGAAGGTGCTGGCCGACCCGCTGTCGGGCAGCGCGGCGGCCCGGCTCCTGACCGGTGCGCGCTGGCGCCTCGCGGCCGCCGACGTCGCCGCGTTGTGGCGGCGCGCGGGCGAGCTGTCCAGCCCGGAGAAGTCCGACACCCCGGAGCTGGTCGTCGAGCGCGTCGAGCAGGCCGGGCTGATCGACGCCATCGACGAACCCGGCGCGGCGGAACGGTATTCGGCGGAGGGCTACCGGCGCATCCGGCGGATCGGCTGGGAGCTGGCCGCGCTCCGGCGACGGCTCGACCAGTCGCTGCCGGAACTCGTCGCCGACGTCGAGCGCACGATGCTGCTGGACGTGGAGTCGCTGGCGCGCCCCGGATCCGCGGGCCGCGCGCACCTGGACGCGTTCGCCGAAGTCGTCACCGACTACGCCGAAACGGCGCCGACCGCGACCCTGTTGTCCTTTGTGGACTACCTGAACACCGCCGCGCACGCCGAAGACGGGCTCACCCCCGGCGAGGTCGAGGTCGTCCCGGACCGGGTGCAGGTGCTCACCGTCCACTCGTCGAAGGGCCTGGAGTGGGAGGTCGTCGCCGTCCCGCACCTGGTGCACGAGGTGTTCCCCGGACGGCGGCGGTCGTCGTCGTGGCTGCGGACCGCGACCTCGCTGCCCGCGGTGCTGCGCGGGGACGCCGAAGACCTGCCGGAACTGCGCATCGCCGACGGCTACGACCGCAAGGAAGTCCAAGAAGGACTGGAACTGCACGAAGCCGGGTTCGTCGAGCGGGAGCAGTCGGAGGAGCGGCGGCTCTGCTACGTGGCGCTGACGCGGTCCGAGCACGCGCTGATCGTCTCCGGGCACTGGTGGAACGAAAGCAGCAGCCGCGCGAAGGGACCGTCGGAGTTCCTGACCGAGATCGCCGATGTGCTGCGCGAAACCGGCGTCGGGCAGCTGGCCGACTGGGCGCCGGAACCGGGGGCGGACGACGAAAACCCGCTGGTGTCGGACTCGCGGAAGGGCCGCTGGCCGGTCGACCCGCTGGCCGACCGCCGCACCGGCGTGCAGACCGGGGTCGAGCTGGTCTCAGAGGCGATGGCAGCCCCGGATCCCGAGGAGGAAGAAGACGACGACCCCGACGGCTGGCTGACCGACACCGACGTCCTGCTGGAGGAGTGGGCGCGCAAGGACGACCACGTCAAGCGGGTCCCGCTGCCGTCGCGGCTCACGGTGAGCCAGCTGGTCACGCTGGCCGACGACAGCGCCCGGCTCGCGAGCGACCTGCGCCGGCCGCTGCCGATGGAGCCCAACAGCTTCGCCCGCCGGGGCACGGAGTTCCACGGCTGGCTGGAGCGCCGCTTCGGGGGCGACCAGCTCATCGAAATCGACGACCTCCCCGGCGCGGCCGACTTCGACGAGGCCCCGGACGCGGACTTCGAGGAGCTGCGAGAGGCGTTCGAGGAAAGCGAGTGGGCGGAGCGGGTCCCGGAGGCGGTGGAGGTCTCGTTCTCGGCGGACGTCGAGGGCATCACCCTGCGCGGCCGGATGGACGCGGTGTTCTGGCACCCGGACGGCTACTGGGAGGTCGTGGACTGGAAGACGGGCTCGGTCCCGGCCGAGTCACGGCTCCCGGCACTGTCGGTCCAGCTGGCGGCCTACCGGATGGCGTGGGCGGCGCTGAAGAACGTGCCGGTGGAGCAGGTCCGCGCGGCGTTCCACTACGTGCGGGCGAACCGCACGATCCGCCCGGCGGACCTGCTGGACGCGGAAGGTCTCCGCCGGCTGCTGCGGGACCTCCCGGAGGCGTGA
- a CDS encoding ATP-dependent helicase: MRTPVPDAPTFTWDEGARRLLSAPGGFRRVLGGPGTGKTALLASAVTRRIAEGADPESVLVLTTSRKSADALRADITRRLTADPDQARPLPRTVREPLVRTVHSYAYSLLRLEAMAGELPPPRLLAGAEQDVVVRELLAGDLDEEAEYWPEPLRPALIVPGFAEELRDLLMRAAERGLGPEDLAELGRRRGRDEWIAAGQFWAQYEEVTQLQGAGGNALGVASAPALDAAELVTSALLALEDDDELRERERTRVRYLFVDDAHHLDPLQTSLVRVIGHAAAEFVVAGDPDQNVFSFRGADASLFADADPDGSRTVTLTTSHRLAPAVRLAVAKIGATLPGASAHRKIVPPKGATGGHVRVRVMPTPAAEASWIADQLRRAHLVDGVPWSEIAVLVRSPARTFLVLQRALRAAGVPIGSATEELPLAKQPAVRPLLAVLKLAPSPELLDVDLAEMLLSSALGGADPLALRRVRRGLRRLELAGGGQRSSDELLVEALRGGDILAGLADAEAEPVRRVGGLLRVTHQAVARGDGVEQVLWQLWNESGLQDKLLRQAERGGSLAAQADRDLDAVVALFDAAGRYVDRLPRASVASFADYLGAQRIAGDTLAPAAVPGDGVSLLTAHAAAGREWTVVAVAGVQEGAWPDLRLRGSVLGVERLKDLMAGVDDDAVSQTAPILAEERRLFYLAMSRAKQTLLVTAVSGEDEQPSRFLDDLEENGADDGGLDSRMKPPGRSLVLAELVGELREVVCDDKAEPARRRRAAKQLARLADAKVPGAHPSTWYGLLPASSDEPVHPPGDLIRISPSTVEILTKCPLRWMIERHGGSDPAQLAAVTGTLVHGLAEAVSSGRTEAELQAALDEAWVRVDAGAPWFSRRERRRVEQMLQNFVTWLERSRAELKEAGVEQDIEVELPAGGEDEVRVLLRGRVDRVELDADGRPVIVDIKTGKVPVSGADAEAHPQLAAYQLAVLLGAIKGSNEPGGAKLVYVAKANNKTGATERSQPPMDDVGGKQWLELVRDAAASAAGPDYQAQENPDCDRCPARGCCPLRPEGRQVPGP; this comes from the coding sequence GTGCGCACGCCGGTCCCCGACGCACCCACGTTCACCTGGGACGAAGGCGCCCGGCGGCTGCTCTCCGCGCCCGGCGGGTTCCGCCGCGTGCTCGGCGGCCCCGGCACCGGCAAGACGGCGCTGCTCGCCTCCGCCGTGACCCGCCGCATCGCCGAGGGCGCGGACCCGGAGAGCGTGCTCGTGCTCACCACGTCCCGCAAGTCCGCGGACGCGCTGCGCGCCGACATCACGCGCCGGCTCACCGCCGACCCCGACCAGGCGCGGCCGCTGCCCCGGACCGTCCGCGAACCGCTCGTGCGCACCGTGCACTCCTACGCCTACTCGCTGCTGCGGCTGGAAGCGATGGCCGGCGAGCTCCCGCCGCCGCGGCTGCTCGCGGGCGCCGAGCAGGACGTCGTCGTGCGCGAACTGCTGGCCGGCGACCTCGACGAGGAAGCCGAGTACTGGCCGGAGCCGCTGCGGCCGGCCCTGATCGTCCCCGGCTTCGCCGAAGAGCTGCGCGACCTGCTGATGCGCGCGGCCGAACGCGGGCTCGGCCCGGAGGACCTCGCCGAGCTCGGCCGCCGCCGCGGCCGCGACGAATGGATCGCCGCCGGGCAGTTCTGGGCGCAGTACGAAGAAGTCACGCAGCTGCAGGGCGCGGGCGGCAACGCGCTCGGCGTGGCGAGCGCGCCCGCGCTGGACGCCGCCGAGCTGGTCACCTCCGCGCTGCTCGCCCTCGAGGACGACGACGAGCTGCGCGAACGTGAACGCACCCGCGTGCGGTACCTGTTCGTCGACGACGCCCACCACCTCGATCCGCTGCAGACCAGCCTGGTCCGGGTGATCGGGCACGCCGCGGCCGAGTTCGTCGTGGCCGGCGACCCCGACCAGAACGTGTTCTCCTTCCGCGGCGCGGACGCGAGCCTGTTCGCCGACGCCGACCCGGACGGCAGCCGGACCGTCACGCTCACGACGTCGCACCGGCTGGCCCCGGCCGTCCGCCTGGCGGTGGCGAAGATCGGCGCGACCCTGCCGGGCGCCTCGGCGCACCGCAAGATCGTCCCGCCGAAGGGCGCCACCGGCGGGCACGTGCGCGTCCGCGTGATGCCGACGCCCGCCGCCGAGGCGAGCTGGATCGCCGACCAGCTGCGCCGTGCGCACCTCGTCGACGGCGTGCCGTGGTCGGAGATCGCGGTGCTCGTCCGGTCGCCGGCGCGGACTTTCCTGGTGCTGCAACGAGCTTTGCGTGCCGCCGGCGTCCCGATCGGCTCGGCGACGGAGGAGCTGCCGCTGGCGAAGCAGCCCGCGGTGCGGCCGCTGCTGGCCGTGCTGAAGCTGGCGCCCTCGCCCGAACTCCTCGATGTCGATCTCGCGGAAATGCTGCTGTCGTCGGCGCTCGGCGGCGCGGACCCGCTGGCCCTGCGGCGGGTGCGGCGCGGGCTGCGCCGGCTCGAACTGGCCGGTGGCGGGCAGCGCTCGAGCGACGAGCTGCTCGTGGAAGCGTTGCGCGGCGGGGACATCCTCGCCGGGCTGGCCGACGCCGAGGCCGAGCCGGTGCGGCGCGTCGGCGGGCTGCTGCGCGTCACGCACCAGGCCGTGGCCCGCGGCGACGGCGTCGAGCAGGTGCTGTGGCAGCTGTGGAACGAAAGCGGGCTGCAGGACAAGCTGCTGCGGCAGGCCGAACGCGGCGGTTCGCTGGCCGCGCAGGCCGATCGGGACCTCGACGCCGTGGTCGCGTTGTTCGACGCCGCCGGGCGGTACGTCGACCGGCTCCCACGCGCGAGTGTCGCGTCCTTCGCGGATTACCTGGGCGCACAACGGATCGCGGGTGACACGCTGGCCCCGGCGGCCGTGCCCGGCGACGGCGTCTCACTGCTCACCGCGCACGCGGCCGCCGGTCGCGAGTGGACGGTCGTCGCCGTCGCCGGCGTCCAGGAAGGCGCGTGGCCGGACCTGCGGCTGCGGGGATCCGTGCTGGGCGTGGAACGGCTGAAGGACCTGATGGCCGGGGTCGACGACGACGCCGTGTCCCAGACCGCGCCGATCCTCGCCGAAGAGCGGCGCCTGTTCTACCTCGCGATGAGCCGCGCGAAGCAGACGTTGCTGGTCACCGCGGTTTCGGGCGAGGACGAGCAGCCGTCGCGCTTCCTCGACGACCTCGAAGAGAACGGCGCCGACGACGGCGGGCTCGACTCGCGGATGAAGCCGCCGGGCCGGTCGCTGGTGCTGGCCGAGCTGGTGGGGGAGCTGCGTGAGGTCGTCTGCGACGACAAGGCGGAGCCGGCACGCCGTCGCCGTGCGGCGAAGCAGCTCGCCCGGCTGGCCGACGCGAAGGTGCCGGGCGCGCACCCGTCGACGTGGTACGGCCTGCTCCCGGCGTCGAGCGACGAGCCGGTGCACCCGCCGGGCGACCTGATCCGGATCTCACCATCCACAGTGGAAATCCTGACGAAGTGCCCGCTGCGCTGGATGATCGAGCGGCACGGCGGCAGCGACCCGGCGCAGCTGGCGGCGGTGACGGGGACGCTGGTGCACGGGCTGGCGGAGGCGGTCTCGTCCGGCCGCACCGAGGCCGAGCTGCAGGCCGCGCTGGACGAAGCCTGGGTGCGCGTCGATGCCGGGGCGCCGTGGTTTTCGCGGCGGGAACGGCGGCGCGTCGAGCAGATGCTGCAGAACTTCGTGACGTGGCTGGAGCGCAGCCGGGCGGAGCTGAAAGAAGCCGGGGTCGAGCAGGACATCGAGGTGGAGCTGCCGGCAGGTGGCGAAGACGAGGTCCGGGTGCTGCTGCGCGGGCGCGTCGACCGGGTGGAGCTGGACGCCGACGGGCGGCCGGTGATCGTCGACATCAAGACGGGGAAGGTGCCCGTCTCCGGCGCGGACGCCGAGGCGCACCCGCAGCTGGCGGCGTACCAGCTGGCCGTGCTGCTGGGCGCGATCAAGGGCAGCAACGAACCCGGCGGCGCGAAGCTGGTGTACGTCGCCAAGGCGAACAACAAGACGGGGGCCACCGAACGCTCCCAGCCGCCGATGGACGACGTCGGCGGCAAGCAGTGGCTGGAGCTGGTCCGCGACGCCGCGGCGTCGGCCGCCGGGCCGGACTACCAGGCGCAGGAGAATCCGGACTGCGACCGCTGCCCGGCCCGCGGCTGCTGCCCCCTGCGTCCCGAAGGCAGGCAGGTGCCAGGCCCGTGA